Proteins encoded within one genomic window of Anopheles gambiae chromosome 3, idAnoGambNW_F1_1, whole genome shotgun sequence:
- the LOC5668022 gene encoding uncharacterized protein LOC5668022 codes for MANFNQMPIEILEQIFDHLDYRSRRNLTLVCRRWNAVLLSDRFIARNVTLVLNGSRMSWLHKHTFHRAYPNLTLQLDSTIEGEASKGLRLLPTLFPDPSTVCLRLDFPPETVWVAFCREPFVNLATVQTLHLTGRFRLASRRVLCLCLEELRTLQLDYPYANDLNLVAPKLSRLHLHVLLNEHIDFLQRFIDQLRSLTVVFDAKESYNFYSLQPVGLHELVIDRRDKGMTKSERNASIAFFKRLHQLRRLELRVKFIDSVVLHTIADRLGQLLHLSLQVTEGTIELKHIANLTRLETLRIVACRVNLQHVHLPALRSFELGSGELPGTYLEGIEGLMAFHRLRSLTLINVKIYPEVLQLTPTYSVERMVLAHYRRIDETHLQILVKRFPALRWLRISHCYGLYKREIDKLKRMLPDLAVAFDEVKSDRI; via the exons ATGGCGAACTTTAATCAGATGCCCATTGAG ATTTTGGAACAGATATTTGACCACCTAGATTACCGCTCGCGACGCAACCTGACTCTGGTATGTCGACGGTGGAACGCCGTGCTTCTGTCGGATCGGTTCATTGCCCGCAATGTAACGCTCGTCCTCAATGGGTCCCGTATGTCCTGGCTCCACAAGCACACCTTCCATCGTGCCTATCCGAATCTGACGCTCCAGCTGGACAGCACAATCGAGGGAGAAGCGTCCAAAGGGCTCCGCCTACTCCCAACGCTCTTTCCCGACCCCTCCACTGTTTGCTTACGGCTGGATTTCCCTCCCGAAACGGTCTGGGTTGCCTTTTGCCGAGAGCCGTTCGTCAACCTGGCCACAGTTCAAACGCTACACCTGACGGGCAGATTTCGTCTGGCATCTCGTCGCGTTTTATGCCTTTGCCTAGAAGAGCTACGAACGCTCCAGCTAGACTATCCCTACGCGAACGATCTAAACCTGGTGGCGCCCAAACTATCCCGTCTGCATCTGCACGTGCTGCTGAACGAGCATATCGATTTTCTACAACGCTTTATCGACCAGCTCCGCTCACTTACCGTCGTGTTCGACGCGAAGGAAAGCTACAACTTCTACAGCTTGCAGCCGGTCGGGTTGCACGAGCTGGTGATCGATCGGCGTGATAAGGGCATGACGAAGAGTGAGCGGAACGCTAGCATAGCGTTCTTCAAACGGCTCCACCAACTACGGCGGCTCGAGCTGCGGGTGAAGTTTATCGACAGCGTGGTGCTGCACACGATCGCGGACAGGCTGGGGCAGCTCCTCCACCTGTCGCTCCAGGTGACCGAGGGTACGATCGAGCTGAAGCACATCGCGAACCTGACCCGGCTGGAAACGCTGCGCATAGTGGCGTGCCGGGTGAATCTGCAGCACGTGCACTTGCCGGCGCTTCGCTCGTTCGAGCTCGGCTCGGGCGAACTGCCCGGGACGTATCTCGAGGGCATCGAGGGACTGATGGCGTTCCATCGGCTGCGTTCGCTGACGCTGATCAATGTGAAGATCTACCCGGAGGTGCTGCAGCTCACCCCGACGTACAGTGTGGAGCGGATGGTTCTCGCCCATTACCGGAGG ATCGATGAGACTCACCTGCAGATACTGGTCAAACGATTTCCGGCCCTGCGCTGGCTGCGCATTAGCCACTGTTACGGGTTGTACAAGCG